From Mastacembelus armatus chromosome 13, fMasArm1.2, whole genome shotgun sequence, one genomic window encodes:
- the ywhae1 gene encoding tyrosine 3-monooxygenase/tryptophan 5-monooxygenase activation protein, epsilon polypeptide 1 isoform X2, whose product MGERDDLVYQAKLAEQAERYDEMVVSMKNVAGMNVELTVEERNLLSVAYKNVIGARRASWRIISSIEQREENKGGEEKVKMIREYRQTVEKELKSICGDILDALERHLLPSAVVGESKVFYNKMKGDYHRYLAEFATGNDRKEAAENSLVAYKTATDLAMSELPPTHPIRLGLALNFSVFYYEILNSPDRACRLAKAAFDDAIAELDTLSEESYKDSTLIMQLLRDNLTLWTSDMQGDES is encoded by the exons ATGGGAGAGCGAGACGATCTAGTTTATCAGGCGAAACTCGCCGAGCAGGCAGAGCGATATGACG AGATGGTGGTGTCAATGAAGAACGTGGCAGGCATGAACGTAGAGCTTACAGTGGAGGAGAGGAACCTACTATCAGTGGCCTACAAGAATGTGATTGGTGCTCGGAGAGCCTCCTGGAGGATAATCAGCAGTATTGAACAGAGGGAAGAGAACAAGGGTGGAGAAGAGAAAGTGAAGATGATCCGGGAATACAGGCAAACG GTTGAAAAGGAGCTGAAGTCAATCTGTGGTGATATTCTGGATGCACTGGAAAGGCACCTACTACCCTCTGCTGTTGTGGGAGAGTCTAAGGTCTTCTACAACAAAAT GAAGGGAGACTACCACAGGTACCTGGCAGAGTTTGCCACTGGCAATGACAGAAAGGAGGCAGCGGAAAACAGCCTGGTGGCCTACAAAACTGCTACCGATCTAGCCATGTCGGAACTGCCTCCCACACATCCCATCCGCCTCGGCCTTGCCCTTAACTTCTCCGTCTTCTACTACGAGATCCTCAATTCACCTGACCGTGCTTGcag GTTGGCGAAGGCTGCATTTGATGATGCCATTGCAGAACTGGACACACTGAGTGAAGAAAGCTACAAGGACTCCACACTTATCATGCAGTTGTTACGTGACAACCTGACACTATGGACTTCAGATATGCAGGGAGATG AGTCCTAA
- the ywhae1 gene encoding tyrosine 3-monooxygenase/tryptophan 5-monooxygenase activation protein, epsilon polypeptide 1 isoform X1, giving the protein MGERDDLVYQAKLAEQAERYDEMVVSMKNVAGMNVELTVEERNLLSVAYKNVIGARRASWRIISSIEQREENKGGEEKVKMIREYRQTVEKELKSICGDILDALERHLLPSAVVGESKVFYNKMKGDYHRYLAEFATGNDRKEAAENSLVAYKTATDLAMSELPPTHPIRLGLALNFSVFYYEILNSPDRACRLAKAAFDDAIAELDTLSEESYKDSTLIMQLLRDNLTLWTSDMQGDGDEQSKEALQDVEDEAQ; this is encoded by the exons ATGGGAGAGCGAGACGATCTAGTTTATCAGGCGAAACTCGCCGAGCAGGCAGAGCGATATGACG AGATGGTGGTGTCAATGAAGAACGTGGCAGGCATGAACGTAGAGCTTACAGTGGAGGAGAGGAACCTACTATCAGTGGCCTACAAGAATGTGATTGGTGCTCGGAGAGCCTCCTGGAGGATAATCAGCAGTATTGAACAGAGGGAAGAGAACAAGGGTGGAGAAGAGAAAGTGAAGATGATCCGGGAATACAGGCAAACG GTTGAAAAGGAGCTGAAGTCAATCTGTGGTGATATTCTGGATGCACTGGAAAGGCACCTACTACCCTCTGCTGTTGTGGGAGAGTCTAAGGTCTTCTACAACAAAAT GAAGGGAGACTACCACAGGTACCTGGCAGAGTTTGCCACTGGCAATGACAGAAAGGAGGCAGCGGAAAACAGCCTGGTGGCCTACAAAACTGCTACCGATCTAGCCATGTCGGAACTGCCTCCCACACATCCCATCCGCCTCGGCCTTGCCCTTAACTTCTCCGTCTTCTACTACGAGATCCTCAATTCACCTGACCGTGCTTGcag GTTGGCGAAGGCTGCATTTGATGATGCCATTGCAGAACTGGACACACTGAGTGAAGAAAGCTACAAGGACTCCACACTTATCATGCAGTTGTTACGTGACAACCTGACACTATGGACTTCAGATATGCAGGGAGATG